CTATATTGAGAACCACACTTATTGAGTTGGGTAGGACTTTAGGCCTGGAGGAATGTGCATTGTGGATGCCATCACGAACTGGCATGAATCTGGAACTTTCTCATACTCTAAACTACCAAATGCAAGTTGGATCTACTGTTCCACTAAACCTACCCATAGTCAATGAAGTTTTCAATAGTGCTCGAGCAGTGCGTATACCATACACATGCCCACTGGCTAGGATCAGACATCTTGTGGGAAGATATGTGCCACCTGAGGTTGTTGCTGTGCGAGTACCTCTTTTACATCTCTCAAATTTCCAGATTAATGATTGGCCTGATCTCTCTGCTAAAAGCTACGCAATCATGGTTTTGATTTTTCCTACAGATGGTGCTAGAAAATGGCGAGACCATGAATTGGAACTTATTGATGTTGTCGCAGAccaggttttattttttattttatttttttttgtgatttactTGCTCTATATCATTAGCTGCGTTATAAATGTCATATATATCATTCTTATTGTCTCCTTAGATACTCCATACTTGTTCATGTTCTTCAATGTTCAATTTATCCTTAATGCTCATACAGGTAGCTGTTGCTCTTTCACATGCTGCTATTCTGGAAGAGTCTATGCGGGCCCGTGATCAGCTCATGGAGCAAAATGTTGCTTTAGATTTAGCTCGACGTGAGGCAGAGAAGGCTATCCACGCTCGCAATGATTTCTTTGCTGTCATGAACCATGAAATGAGAACACCAATGCACGCAATTATTGCATTGTCTTCACTTCTTTTAGAGACTGAGCTAACTCCAGAACGAAGGGTTATGATAGAGACAATACTGAAGAGTAGCAACCTTTTGGCAACACTTATTAATGATGTTCTAGATCTTTCTAGACTTGAAGATGGGAGCCTAGAATTAGAAATTGGAAAATTCAACCTCCATGGGATTTTCCGAGAGGTCAATATCCCAGTGTATATTCTCAaatggaattaaaaattatCTTGATCTGCTGCATCATTTACTTATACGATGTTATCTGTCTTAAATTTGTAGGTCACAAATTTGATAAAGCCTGTCGCATGTGTGAAGAAGCTATCCATGACTTTGCTTCTGGCCCCAGATCTACCTGCATGTGTTGTAGGTGATGAGAAACGGCTTATGcaaacaattttaaatgttgCAGGTAACGCTGTGAAGTTCACGAAGGAGGGATATGTTTCAATTATAGCATCTGTTGCAAAACCAGAGTCTTTAAGAGATTGGCGATACCCTGAATTTTATCCAGTGCCAAATGATGGCCACTTCTTCCTTCTAGTACAGGTTGATAAATACTGCATCTGAccttcatttttcttatttttacagACTAGTACATTTGCGCGGTTTAAGGCATTCCTTGTTATGTTGTGGACAAGTGAAGTTTTGGTGATTTGGGCAATCCTTTGAACTTAGGTCTATTATCTCATGTGACCTAGTGCTTTACTTTCATATTTAGGTCGTCATGTAGGATATCCATGTCAGCTTCTATTGCTAGATGCCTGGATATGAGCTAATGCATTATCTGCCTAATTTTTCCTTGTGTTATAGTTACTGTATACAATCTTGTTTATTATCAACCTTAACATCGCTGTTTCTGCAGGTTAAGGATTCTGGCTGTGGCATTCTCCCACAGGATCTTCCACATCTTTTTACCAAATTTTCTGAGTCTCGAAGTGGAATCAGTCGAAAGAATGGTGGCACAGGACTTGGACTTGCCATTTGTAAACGGTAGATTCAGAAAATTCAGACTTTACACTAGAAATCTAGAATACACTGCATGGAGAATTTCTGGTTTTTCCATCCTAGTAGTTTTTTTGACCATTCTATGTGAGTATGGAATGTTTTGAAAGATAGTTCCCACCATAGCTGTTGGCACTGGCCTTTTTTCTTTGGCCATTACTGAGTCACACTATCTTTTCTGGGAAGATGTTGACTAACTGAGTTGCTACAAATTGGGTTGCACTTCAGTAGTAGTCTTGTTCATAGCTTATTCATTGTTGCTTAACTTCCAAATCTTGATGAAATGACTCATCTTTTCAATCGATTGAATCAGCTTTGTACACCTCATGGGAGGCGTCATTTGGATTGAGAGCGAGGGCCTTGATAAAGGGAGCACTGCCTCATTCATTGTCAAACTTGGTGTTTGTGACAACCCAAATGATTCATCCGTGCACCCGGTTGCACCCCGAGGTCGTGCTCACAACGGCAGCGGAGATCTCCCCGGACACAAACTTGTATTTAGAGATATTGATGATGTAGCTTCATCAAGTTCCCGTTACCAAAGAAGTCTTTAGATGCTAATGGATGCATATTTTATTGCATCATATGACTCAGCCAATTATGAGgcattatttttccttcttttgatAGTGATTTGAGGTTCAAAGTGATGGTGTTGATGGAATTAATCCCAAATAGGCTAGATTTTGCAAGTTCTCTTAACTTGCAACCCAAGAATAGGATCATATCATAATTACATGTTTTCCTAGGAGATCTTATATGCTCTTATTGATGTTGAGATTTGAATTGGTATTGTATATGAAGGCCAAGTCAAGAAATCATCAATGACTTATTCCAACACTGTTGAGTACGAGGGTTTGTCTGTAATTTACCCCAATTAGGACAATTTTCCCACACGACAATTCTTGTCCAATTTAAAAGATAGAGGATATaggaatttaaaaaataataccttcaatcATAACTCAttagacataatttttttattttatttttaaaataaaatatcagcAACAATCATCCATTTGTTTCATGGGccaagtttttctctaaattaggtCAGAGAAAATTCTTCCAAgctaatctattaaattgacatttgctTTTAGGGTATGTGATtttcatatgcatttttaaatatGCAAATGAGAATTAtgtgttttattaaaaatgcatatgaaaATCATATGCTTTAAGAAcgtatgtcaatttaatatactatattatagaAATTTCCTAGGACTTggtcattgttttgttttattcactggagtcttttttttttttttttttcttttcttttagataagaccttttttttttttttttttaaactgtgtTTTAAGTGTTAAGGTATTGAACAGAGGACAAtgaccctttttattttatggttaaaatttttattttattttattttatttaacggTATACATGATGCTgcataattaagattttgtcgcatcattttaaattttaaaataataaaacattatatataaaagaaataaaataaactcttgGTTGAAATGGAGGGATCCTAGTCCTAGAAGGAAAGCCCAATTGTAATGAAGAAACTTTTGGAAGCCCAAATTTATTGCTTAAACCATGACAC
Above is a genomic segment from Alnus glutinosa chromosome 12, dhAlnGlut1.1, whole genome shotgun sequence containing:
- the LOC133851866 gene encoding ethylene response sensor 1 codes for the protein MVSWDCVDPQGPHDELLVKYQYISDFLIAVAYFSIPLELIYFVQKSAFFPYKWVLMQFGAFIVLCGATHFINLWTFSFHSKAVAMVMAVAKIACAIVSCATALMLVHIIPDLLSVKTRELLLKNKADELDREMGLILTQEETGRHVRMLTHEIRNTLDRHTILRTTLIELGRTLGLEECALWMPSRTGMNLELSHTLNYQMQVGSTVPLNLPIVNEVFNSARAVRIPYTCPLARIRHLVGRYVPPEVVAVRVPLLHLSNFQINDWPDLSAKSYAIMVLIFPTDGARKWRDHELELIDVVADQVAVALSHAAILEESMRARDQLMEQNVALDLARREAEKAIHARNDFFAVMNHEMRTPMHAIIALSSLLLETELTPERRVMIETILKSSNLLATLINDVLDLSRLEDGSLELEIGKFNLHGIFREVTNLIKPVACVKKLSMTLLLAPDLPACVVGDEKRLMQTILNVAGNAVKFTKEGYVSIIASVAKPESLRDWRYPEFYPVPNDGHFFLLVQVKDSGCGILPQDLPHLFTKFSESRSGISRKNGGTGLGLAICKRFVHLMGGVIWIESEGLDKGSTASFIVKLGVCDNPNDSSVHPVAPRGRAHNGSGDLPGHKLVFRDIDDVASSSSRYQRSL